A genomic segment from Anas platyrhynchos isolate ZD024472 breed Pekin duck chromosome 5, IASCAAS_PekinDuck_T2T, whole genome shotgun sequence encodes:
- the LOC113843797 gene encoding uncharacterized protein isoform X2, whose translation MEPPEKQHKDLVAVMLEGRKCPLKKKGVTGRIMEHLQRTLQRPISWRLSSPVALPRCCTGSCPNLMTSNSEARGEKPGEVVSAAPQPGRTPRSPRWSPSAGRDGPNQGWRSGLGVQVEEADSRPAGSVGSPVLASLPCALRPSPSPPSLLPHPSPSPPEAKLASRFPLFSPLSQGSGPGSIPLPCAGPKKPHRGSWKKKNPHPKEHPGPSPEEPAHFPFAGPIIARITDCIYLGNLNAAYSGRVLCTNGIDSIIDVSSLPRDRSLSIIPCTCGRAGLRHSWPRLRVDIRASLHGGHHEIGQPCFLDINECIEASVEKGKRVLIHCRDGYSLGPTCVIQYLMVKHSMGLLAAYGFVRARYPLNIQECHQDLLVALEMSLQPGTASLACLKHSLSRKMAWS comes from the exons ATGGAGCCCCCGGAGAAGCAGCACAAGGACCTTGTGGCCGTCATGCTGGAGGGCAGAAAGTGCCCCCTGAAGAAGAAGGGCGTCACAG gccgaATCATGGAGCACCTCCAGAGGACCTTGCAGAGGCCCATCTCCTGGCGGCTGTCTTCTCCCGTGGCTCTCCCGCGGTGTTGCACAG GCTCTTGCCCAAACCTGATGACGAGTAACAGTGAGGCACGAGGAGAGAAGCCCGGGGAGGTGGTGTCTGCAGCCCCGCAGCCTGGCAGGACACCCCGGTCACCCCGCTGGTCACCGTCAGCAGGAAGGGATGGCCCCAACCAGGGCTGGCGGAGTGGTCTGGGGGTCCAG GTGGAGGAGGCTGATAGCAGACCAGCCGGCAGTGTGGGCTCCCCAGTTCTGGCATCCCTTCCTTGTGCCCTCAGACCCAGcccctcccctccttctctCCTGCCTCATCCATCGCCCTCCCCTCCCGAGGCCAAGCTTGCCAGCCGCTTCCCCCTCTTCTCACCGCTGTCACAGGGCTCTGGGCCTGGCTCCATccctctgccctgtgctggcccCAAGAAACCTCACAGAGGGAGCTGGAAGAAGAAGAACCCGCATCCCAAAGAACACCCTGGCCCCAGCCCAGAGGAGCCTGCACATTTCCCCTTCGCAGGACCCATCATTGCCCGGATAACCGACTGCATCTACCTGGGGAACCTCAACGCTGCCTACAGCGGGCGGGTGCTGTGCACGAATGGCATCGACAGCATCATCGACGTGAGCTCCCTGCCCAGGGACCGCAGCCTGAGCATCATCCCCTGCACCTGCGGCCGGGCAGGCCTCAGGCACAGCTGGCCGCGGCTCAGGGTTGACATCAGGGCTTCCCTGCATGGGGGTCATCACGAAATAGGGCAGCCCTGCTTCCTGGACATCAACGAGTGCATCGAAGCCTCGGTGGAGAAAGGGAAGCGTGTCCTCATCCACTGCAGGGATGGTTACTCTTTAGGTCCTACTTGTGTCATCCAGTACCTGATGGTCAAGCACAGCATGGGACTGCTGGCAGCCTACGGGTTTGTGAGGGCACGGTACCCGCTGAACATCCAGGAGTGCCATCAGGACTTGCTGGTGGCTTTGGAGATGTCCCTGCAGCCTGGCACTGCCAGCTTGGCGTGCCTGAAGCACTCCCTGTCGAGGAAGATGGCGTGGAGCTAA
- the LOC113843797 gene encoding uncharacterized protein isoform X1 yields MLPETTSPRLPRCCCSLGCETGVPAPQALASCPCPRLGSMEPPEKQHKDLVAVMLEGRKCPLKKKGVTGRIMEHLQRTLQRPISWRLSSPVALPRCCTGSCPNLMTSNSEARGEKPGEVVSAAPQPGRTPRSPRWSPSAGRDGPNQGWRSGLGVQVEEADSRPAGSVGSPVLASLPCALRPSPSPPSLLPHPSPSPPEAKLASRFPLFSPLSQGSGPGSIPLPCAGPKKPHRGSWKKKNPHPKEHPGPSPEEPAHFPFAGPIIARITDCIYLGNLNAAYSGRVLCTNGIDSIIDVSSLPRDRSLSIIPCTCGRAGLRHSWPRLRVDIRASLHGGHHEIGQPCFLDINECIEASVEKGKRVLIHCRDGYSLGPTCVIQYLMVKHSMGLLAAYGFVRARYPLNIQECHQDLLVALEMSLQPGTASLACLKHSLSRKMAWS; encoded by the exons ATGCTTCCCGAAACTACATCTCCCAGGctgccccgctgctgctgctccctggggtGCGAGACGGGGGTCCCGGCCCCACAGGCGCTGGCATCGTGCCCCTGCCCACG GCTTGGCAGCATGGAGCCCCCGGAGAAGCAGCACAAGGACCTTGTGGCCGTCATGCTGGAGGGCAGAAAGTGCCCCCTGAAGAAGAAGGGCGTCACAG gccgaATCATGGAGCACCTCCAGAGGACCTTGCAGAGGCCCATCTCCTGGCGGCTGTCTTCTCCCGTGGCTCTCCCGCGGTGTTGCACAG GCTCTTGCCCAAACCTGATGACGAGTAACAGTGAGGCACGAGGAGAGAAGCCCGGGGAGGTGGTGTCTGCAGCCCCGCAGCCTGGCAGGACACCCCGGTCACCCCGCTGGTCACCGTCAGCAGGAAGGGATGGCCCCAACCAGGGCTGGCGGAGTGGTCTGGGGGTCCAG GTGGAGGAGGCTGATAGCAGACCAGCCGGCAGTGTGGGCTCCCCAGTTCTGGCATCCCTTCCTTGTGCCCTCAGACCCAGcccctcccctccttctctCCTGCCTCATCCATCGCCCTCCCCTCCCGAGGCCAAGCTTGCCAGCCGCTTCCCCCTCTTCTCACCGCTGTCACAGGGCTCTGGGCCTGGCTCCATccctctgccctgtgctggcccCAAGAAACCTCACAGAGGGAGCTGGAAGAAGAAGAACCCGCATCCCAAAGAACACCCTGGCCCCAGCCCAGAGGAGCCTGCACATTTCCCCTTCGCAGGACCCATCATTGCCCGGATAACCGACTGCATCTACCTGGGGAACCTCAACGCTGCCTACAGCGGGCGGGTGCTGTGCACGAATGGCATCGACAGCATCATCGACGTGAGCTCCCTGCCCAGGGACCGCAGCCTGAGCATCATCCCCTGCACCTGCGGCCGGGCAGGCCTCAGGCACAGCTGGCCGCGGCTCAGGGTTGACATCAGGGCTTCCCTGCATGGGGGTCATCACGAAATAGGGCAGCCCTGCTTCCTGGACATCAACGAGTGCATCGAAGCCTCGGTGGAGAAAGGGAAGCGTGTCCTCATCCACTGCAGGGATGGTTACTCTTTAGGTCCTACTTGTGTCATCCAGTACCTGATGGTCAAGCACAGCATGGGACTGCTGGCAGCCTACGGGTTTGTGAGGGCACGGTACCCGCTGAACATCCAGGAGTGCCATCAGGACTTGCTGGTGGCTTTGGAGATGTCCCTGCAGCCTGGCACTGCCAGCTTGGCGTGCCTGAAGCACTCCCTGTCGAGGAAGATGGCGTGGAGCTAA